One Pyrofollis japonicus DNA window includes the following coding sequences:
- a CDS encoding SAM-dependent methyltransferase: MIEHLENHFSKWIRAEYQHAKNIAGERLVITNLGRYLTEARRHGLCGNTCSCFGESVLELRDVLYSDPGHVIILDPFAEKVLEPAEAARAEAIVIGGILGDHPPRARTRKLLTSRAPGMRSRSLGPYQLSIDGAVYVALRVIEGANPSDVPLVHRPRITVNLGLVEVEIELPFSYPAVDGKPLISREVVELLARGLGLEEYRELNRG; encoded by the coding sequence GTGATAGAGCATCTGGAGAATCATTTCTCGAAGTGGATTAGGGCAGAATACCAGCATGCGAAAAACATCGCGGGCGAAAGACTAGTCATAACTAATCTTGGCCGGTACCTCACGGAGGCAAGAAGACACGGACTATGTGGTAATACTTGTAGTTGTTTTGGAGAGTCAGTACTTGAACTTAGGGATGTGCTTTACTCTGATCCCGGACATGTAATAATCCTTGATCCCTTTGCGGAAAAGGTCTTAGAGCCAGCAGAGGCTGCTAGGGCAGAAGCGATAGTTATAGGGGGTATTCTAGGCGATCACCCGCCCCGGGCGAGGACAAGAAAGCTTCTAACTTCGCGTGCGCCCGGTATGCGGTCAAGGAGCCTGGGCCCGTATCAGCTAAGCATTGATGGCGCCGTATACGTCGCCCTTCGTGTCATAGAGGGCGCTAATCCCTCCGATGTTCCCCTCGTACATAGGCCCCGAATAACAGTTAATCTCGGGCTAGTGGAAGTTGAAATAGAACTTCCATTCTCGTATCCAGCTGTGGATGGGAAACCACTGATATCTAGAGAGGTCGTAGAACTCTTGGCTAGAGGGTTAGGGCTGGAAGAGTATAGAGAACTAAATAGAGGATAA
- a CDS encoding MBL fold metallo-hydrolase, which yields MVEVKVKILGADSFGSRSMATSLEVGGVKILIDPGVSYAPRRYGLPPHPVEIARLNEIKERILGEISDADIVIITHYHYDHYLYKPEDVEYYRGKVLLIKDPSSNINVSQRIRAHRLLKTNKVSEIAKSINILDSSTYIVDKDFVVVGSPPVPHGAEGSKLGYVVMVLISCCGEKIVHASDVQGPMSRKALDVILSWKPSLVIISGPPTYFAGIKVEEDKVNQGLSNLRKLVESVDTVIVDHHFARDLNYPSYLEELRSINKRVMSAAEYMGYPIELLEARRKELWKKEKAANSDRASGESFLEVD from the coding sequence TTGGTAGAGGTAAAAGTCAAGATACTTGGCGCGGACAGCTTTGGCTCAAGATCTATGGCCACGAGCTTAGAAGTTGGCGGCGTCAAGATACTTATTGATCCAGGCGTGAGTTACGCTCCTCGCAGATATGGGTTACCTCCTCATCCTGTTGAAATAGCTAGGCTGAACGAAATCAAGGAGAGAATACTAGGAGAGATCAGTGATGCAGACATAGTTATCATAACACATTATCACTATGATCATTATCTCTACAAGCCAGAGGACGTAGAGTACTATAGGGGTAAAGTACTTCTTATAAAAGACCCTTCGTCAAACATAAATGTTAGTCAGCGCATAAGGGCTCATAGACTACTTAAAACGAACAAGGTTAGCGAGATAGCAAAGTCTATTAATATTCTAGACTCTAGCACATACATTGTTGATAAAGACTTCGTAGTTGTTGGCTCACCGCCAGTCCCTCATGGTGCTGAAGGCTCCAAGCTTGGCTACGTGGTAATGGTTTTGATAAGTTGTTGCGGCGAAAAAATAGTTCATGCATCTGATGTCCAAGGCCCTATGTCCAGAAAAGCACTAGATGTCATTCTTTCTTGGAAACCATCACTCGTAATCATAAGTGGGCCTCCGACCTACTTTGCAGGAATAAAGGTTGAGGAGGACAAGGTAAACCAGGGCCTCAGCAATCTGAGAAAACTCGTGGAAAGCGTTGATACCGTTATAGTCGATCATCACTTTGCACGAGATCTAAACTATCCTTCTTACCTAGAGGAGCTAAGGAGTATTAATAAGCGGGTAATGTCGGCGGCTGAATATATGGGCTACCCTATTGAACTTCTTGAGGCACGGAGAAAAGAACTGTGGAAAAAAGAGAAAGCCGCTAATAGTGATAGAGCATCTGGAGAATCATTTCTCGAAGTGGATTAG